The following are from one region of the Streptococcus sp. 1643 genome:
- a CDS encoding DeoR/GlpR family DNA-binding transcription regulator codes for MLKTERKQLILEELNQHHVVSLEKLVSLLETSESTVRRDLDELEAENKLRRVHGGAELPHSLQEEETIQEKSVKNLQEKKLLAQKAASLIKEKDVIFIDAGTTTAFLIKELVNKNITVVTNSIHHAVQLVEKQIPTVMVGGSVKMATDACIGGVALNQINQLHFDRAFIGMNGIDDGYYTTPDMEEGAVKRAILENAKQTYVLVDSSKIGQTCFAKVAPLKRAIVITSQGHELLQAIKKKTEVIEV; via the coding sequence GTGTTAAAAACTGAGCGGAAGCAACTGATTTTAGAGGAGTTAAATCAACATCATGTAGTTTCCCTAGAAAAATTGGTTAGTCTATTAGAAACATCAGAATCAACGGTACGAAGAGATTTGGATGAGTTGGAGGCGGAAAACAAGCTTCGCCGTGTGCATGGTGGAGCAGAACTACCTCACTCCTTGCAGGAAGAAGAAACCATCCAAGAAAAATCTGTCAAAAACCTTCAAGAGAAGAAGCTACTGGCTCAAAAAGCAGCCTCTCTTATTAAGGAAAAAGATGTCATCTTTATCGATGCTGGAACGACAACTGCTTTTTTAATCAAGGAATTGGTTAATAAGAATATCACAGTTGTGACCAACTCCATTCACCATGCGGTTCAGTTGGTTGAAAAACAGATTCCAACTGTCATGGTTGGAGGAAGTGTCAAAATGGCAACAGATGCATGTATCGGTGGTGTTGCTCTTAACCAAATCAATCAATTGCACTTTGACCGTGCCTTTATTGGGATGAATGGTATCGACGATGGTTATTATACGACTCCAGATATGGAGGAGGGAGCTGTAAAACGTGCTATTTTGGAGAATGCCAAACAAACCTATGTCTTGGTTGATTCGTCAAAGATTGGTCAAACTTGCTTTGCCAAGGTAGCACCGCTTAAACGCGCTATTGTCATCACAAGTCAAGGGCATGAGCTCTTGCAGGCTATTAAGAAGAAAACGGAGGTAATAGAAGTATGA
- a CDS encoding SGNH/GDSL hydrolase family protein, translating to MAVQLLENWLLKEQAKIQTKYRELNQISLLEPDMIFIGDSIVEYYPLQELLGTAKTIVNRGIRGYQTRLLLENLDAHLYGDAVDQIVLLIGTNDIGKDIPMNEALDNLEGVIQSIARDYPLSQIKLLSILPVNEGEEYKQTVYIRTNEKIREWNQAYEALASAYMQVDFVPIYDSLTDSKGQLQSSYTTDGLHLSVAGYQALSDALKTYLF from the coding sequence GTGGCAGTACAGTTATTAGAAAATTGGCTTCTAAAAGAGCAAGCAAAGATTCAAACCAAGTATCGTGAACTCAATCAAATTTCTCTTTTAGAACCAGATATGATTTTTATCGGCGATTCGATTGTAGAATACTACCCTTTGCAAGAGTTACTCGGGACTGCCAAGACGATTGTTAATCGAGGCATCCGAGGTTACCAGACGAGATTGTTATTAGAGAATTTGGATGCCCATCTTTATGGTGATGCTGTCGATCAAATTGTTCTCCTAATTGGGACAAATGATATTGGAAAAGATATTCCCATGAATGAAGCCTTGGATAATCTTGAAGGTGTAATCCAATCGATTGCCCGAGATTATCCGCTGTCACAAATAAAGCTCCTTTCGATTCTACCAGTCAATGAAGGAGAAGAATACAAGCAGACAGTATATATTCGTACCAATGAAAAGATCAGAGAATGGAATCAAGCCTATGAGGCTCTAGCATCCGCTTATATGCAGGTAGATTTTGTACCGATTTATGATAGTTTGACAGATTCAAAAGGACAACTTCAATCATCCTATACAACGGACGGCCTCCATCTAAGTGTAGCCGGTTATCAAGCATTATCAGATGCTTTGAAAACGTATCTTTTCTAA
- a CDS encoding HAD family hydrolase — protein sequence MTIKLIATDMDGTLLDPRGQLDLPRLEKILDQLDQRDIRFVIATGNEVHRMRQLLEHLASRVVLVVANGARIFENNKLIQAQTWDDAMVDKALVHFKGRECRDQFVVTGMKGGFVKKGTVFTDLEKFMTPEMIEKFYQRMNFVEDLQADLFGGVLKMSMVVGEERSSSVLQEINDLFDGRVRAVSSGYGCIDILQAGVHKAWGLEELLKLWDLTSEQIMAFGDSENDVEMLEMAGIAYAMENADDEAKAVATALAPANSQGGVYQILEKWLEKEG from the coding sequence ATGACGATTAAATTAATTGCAACAGACATGGATGGAACCTTGCTAGACCCGAGGGGGCAGCTGGATCTGCCCCGCTTGGAAAAGATTTTAGATCAGCTGGATCAAAGGGATATCCGTTTTGTCATTGCGACAGGGAATGAAGTTCACCGTATGAGGCAATTACTAGAACACTTGGCGAGTAGAGTAGTTCTAGTCGTTGCCAATGGGGCGCGTATTTTTGAAAACAATAAACTGATTCAAGCGCAGACCTGGGATGATGCTATGGTTGACAAGGCTTTAGTTCATTTTAAAGGGAGAGAGTGCCGAGATCAGTTTGTTGTAACAGGTATGAAGGGTGGTTTTGTCAAGAAAGGGACTGTGTTTACAGACCTAGAAAAATTTATGACACCAGAGATGATTGAAAAATTCTATCAACGAATGAATTTTGTGGAAGACTTGCAAGCTGACCTCTTCGGTGGAGTGTTAAAGATGAGCATGGTTGTTGGTGAAGAACGTTCTAGTTCAGTTTTGCAGGAAATCAATGACCTCTTTGATGGTCGTGTAAGGGCTGTTTCTAGCGGTTATGGCTGTATCGACATCCTGCAGGCTGGGGTTCACAAGGCTTGGGGATTGGAAGAATTACTCAAGCTCTGGGATTTGACATCAGAACAAATTATGGCTTTTGGTGATAGCGAAAATGATGTTGAGATGTTGGAGATGGCTGGAATTGCCTATGCTATGGAAAATGCTGATGATGAGGCCAAGGCAGTTGCAACAGCCCTAGCTCCAGCTAACAGCCAAGGGGGCGTTTATCAGATTCTAGAAAAGTGGTTAGAGAAAGAGGGATAA
- a CDS encoding DUF4059 family protein, translating to MLLHLFSLYFESLILTTILVVIFLGIWIGLRAMSGVDKTAKARQAHLYDMIMIGVLVIPVLSFAVMSLLLVFKA from the coding sequence ATGCTACTGCATCTATTTTCTTTGTATTTCGAGAGTTTGATCTTAACGACCATCCTTGTCGTGATTTTTCTGGGGATTTGGATTGGATTGAGAGCTATGTCTGGTGTGGACAAGACAGCCAAAGCTCGCCAAGCCCATCTCTATGATATGATTATGATTGGAGTTTTGGTCATTCCGGTGTTATCCTTTGCCGTCATGAGTTTGCTCTTGGTTTTCAAGGCATAA
- the rlmB gene encoding 23S rRNA (guanosine(2251)-2'-O)-methyltransferase RlmB, translated as MKTNDIVYGVHAVTEALLANTGNKLYLQEDLRGKNVEKVKELATEKKVSISWTSKKSLSEMTEGAVHQGFVLRVSEFAYSELDHILAKTRQEENPLLLILDGLTDPHNLGSILRTADATNVSGVIIPKHRAVGVTPVVAKTATGAIEHVPIARVTNLSQTLDKLKAEGFWTFGTDMNGTPCHKWNTKGKIALIIGNEGKGISSNIKKQVDEMITIPMNGHVQSLNASVAAAILMYEVFRNRL; from the coding sequence ATGAAAACAAATGATATTGTCTATGGCGTCCACGCCGTTACAGAAGCCCTCCTTGCAAACACTGGAAATAAACTTTACCTCCAAGAAGATCTTCGAGGTAAGAATGTTGAAAAAGTCAAGGAACTGGCTACAGAAAAGAAGGTATCCATTTCTTGGACTTCAAAAAAATCCCTGTCTGAGATGACTGAAGGCGCTGTCCACCAAGGTTTTGTTCTACGAGTGTCCGAATTTGCCTATAGTGAGCTGGATCACATCCTTGCAAAAACACGTCAAGAAGAAAATCCACTTTTATTGATTCTGGATGGTCTAACTGACCCTCATAATCTGGGTTCAATCTTGCGAACAGCTGATGCGACCAATGTTTCAGGAGTCATTATCCCCAAACACCGTGCTGTCGGAGTGACTCCTGTCGTTGCCAAAACGGCCACAGGTGCTATTGAGCATGTACCGATTGCCCGAGTGACCAACCTTAGTCAAACCCTAGACAAACTAAAGGCTGAAGGCTTCTGGACCTTTGGAACGGATATGAACGGTACTCCTTGCCACAAGTGGAATACAAAAGGGAAAATCGCCCTCATCATCGGAAATGAAGGAAAAGGCATCTCCAGCAACATCAAAAAACAGGTCGATGAGATGATTACCATTCCCATGAATGGGCATGTTCAAAGTCTCAATGCCAGTGTGGCTGCAGCCATTCTCATGTACGAAGTTTTCCGAAACCGACTATAA
- the pfkB gene encoding 1-phosphofructokinase, whose translation MIYTVTLNPSIDYIVRLDQVQVGSVNRMDSDDKFAGGKGINVSRVLKRLDIPNTATGFIGGFTGKFITDTLAEEEIETRFVQVAEDTRINVKIKADQETEINGTGPTVEPAQLEELKAILSSLTAEDTVVFAGSSAKNLGNVIYKDLIALTRQTGAQVVCDFEGQTLIDSLDYQPLLVKPNNHELGAIFGVKLESLDEIENYARQLLAKGAQNVIISMAGDGALLVTSEGAYFAKPIKGTVKNSVGAGDSMVAGFTGEFVKSKDAVEAFKWGVACGTATTFSDDLATAEFIKETYEKVEVEKR comes from the coding sequence ATGATTTATACAGTCACACTTAATCCATCCATAGACTATATCGTGCGCTTGGACCAAGTTCAAGTCGGCAGTGTCAATCGTATGGACAGTGATGATAAGTTTGCTGGTGGGAAAGGAATCAATGTCAGTCGTGTCTTGAAACGCTTGGATATTCCTAATACTGCGACTGGATTTATCGGAGGCTTTACTGGTAAATTTATCACAGATACTTTGGCAGAAGAGGAAATCGAAACGCGTTTTGTCCAAGTAGCAGAAGATACGCGCATCAATGTTAAAATCAAAGCAGACCAAGAAACAGAAATCAACGGAACGGGTCCAACCGTCGAACCGGCTCAGCTAGAAGAATTGAAAGCTATCTTATCTAGTTTAACAGCAGAAGATACAGTGGTGTTTGCAGGTTCAAGTGCTAAGAATCTAGGTAATGTTATCTACAAAGATTTGATTGCCTTGACACGCCAGACTGGTGCGCAAGTGGTTTGTGACTTTGAAGGACAGACCTTGATTGATAGTTTGGACTACCAGCCACTTTTGGTTAAACCAAACAATCACGAACTTGGAGCTATCTTTGGAGTGAAACTCGAAAGTTTAGATGAAATCGAGAACTATGCTCGTCAGTTACTGGCCAAAGGAGCTCAAAACGTCATTATCTCCATGGCTGGGGACGGTGCACTTCTTGTCACATCTGAGGGAGCTTACTTCGCTAAACCAATCAAGGGAACAGTCAAAAATTCAGTCGGGGCTGGTGACTCTATGGTTGCTGGGTTTACAGGTGAATTTGTCAAATCTAAAGACGCAGTAGAGGCCTTCAAATGGGGAGTAGCTTGTGGAACAGCAACTACCTTCTCGGATGACTTGGCAACAGCGGAATTTATTAAAGAAACATATGAAAAAGTTGAGGTAGAAAAACGATGA
- the trxB gene encoding thioredoxin-disulfide reductase has translation MYDTIIIGAGPAGMTAALYAARSNLKVALIEGGLSGGQMNNTSDIENYPGYANISGPELAEKMFEPLENLGVEHLYGYVENIEDQGDYKKVITDDQVYETRTVIVATGSKHRLLGVPGEEELNSRGVSYCAVCDGAFFRDQDLLVVGGGDSAVEEALFLTRFAKSVTIVHRRDELRAQKVLQDRAFANEKVNFIWDSVVKEIKGENRVESVVFENVKTGQVTEQAFGGVFIYVGLDPVSDFVKELNIQDQAGWIVTDNHMKTAVDGIFAVGDVRQKDLRQVTTAVGDGAIAGQEAYKFITEHS, from the coding sequence ATGTACGATACGATTATTATCGGTGCTGGACCTGCGGGAATGACCGCTGCCTTATATGCTGCTCGAAGCAATCTGAAAGTGGCTTTGATTGAAGGTGGTCTGTCAGGCGGGCAAATGAATAACACATCTGATATTGAAAACTATCCAGGTTATGCCAACATCAGTGGACCTGAATTAGCTGAAAAGATGTTTGAACCACTTGAAAACCTTGGAGTGGAGCATCTTTATGGCTATGTTGAAAATATTGAAGACCAGGGTGACTATAAGAAGGTAATCACTGATGATCAAGTTTACGAAACCCGTACTGTCATTGTAGCAACTGGTTCTAAACACCGTCTTTTGGGAGTTCCCGGAGAAGAAGAACTGAACAGTCGTGGTGTTTCTTACTGTGCGGTCTGTGATGGAGCTTTCTTCCGTGACCAAGACTTGCTCGTAGTCGGTGGTGGAGATTCAGCGGTAGAAGAAGCTCTCTTCTTAACTCGCTTTGCCAAGTCCGTCACTATTGTTCACCGTCGAGATGAACTTCGTGCCCAAAAGGTTTTGCAAGACCGTGCTTTTGCAAATGAGAAAGTCAACTTTATCTGGGATTCTGTTGTCAAGGAAATCAAAGGTGAAAACCGAGTAGAATCTGTCGTATTTGAAAATGTAAAAACGGGTCAAGTGACAGAGCAAGCCTTCGGTGGTGTCTTTATCTATGTCGGTTTGGATCCTGTTAGCGATTTTGTTAAAGAATTGAATATTCAAGACCAGGCAGGCTGGATTGTAACAGATAATCACATGAAAACTGCCGTTGACGGTATCTTTGCAGTTGGAGATGTTCGCCAGAAAGACCTTCGCCAAGTAACAACAGCAGTTGGAGATGGGGCTATCGCTGGTCAAGAAGCTTACAAATTTATTACAGAACATAGTTAA
- the def gene encoding peptide deformylase, with the protein MSAIERITKAAHLIDMNDIIREGNPTLRAVAEEVTFPLSDQEIILGEKMMQFLKHSQDPVMAEKMGLRGGVGLAAPQLDISKRIIAVLVPNIVEEGETPQEAYDLQAIMYNPKIVSHSVQDAALGEGEGCLSVDRNVPGYVVRHARVTVDYFDKDGEKHRIKLKGYNSIVVQHEIDHLNGIMFYDRINEKDPFAVKDGLLILE; encoded by the coding sequence ATGTCTGCAATAGAACGTATTACAAAAGCTGCTCACTTAATTGATATGAACGATATTATCCGCGAGGGGAATCCGACGCTTCGCGCAGTTGCTGAGGAGGTCACTTTCCCACTGTCTGACCAGGAAATCATCCTTGGCGAAAAGATGATGCAATTCCTCAAACATTCCCAAGATCCTGTTATGGCTGAGAAAATGGGGCTCCGCGGTGGTGTTGGATTGGCTGCTCCCCAACTCGATATCTCAAAACGCATTATTGCCGTTTTGGTCCCAAATATTGTAGAAGAAGGTGAAACTCCTCAGGAAGCCTACGACTTGCAAGCCATTATGTACAATCCAAAAATCGTCTCTCACTCTGTTCAGGACGCTGCTCTTGGCGAAGGAGAAGGTTGTCTTTCTGTTGACCGAAATGTGCCTGGCTATGTTGTCCGTCATGCCCGTGTCACTGTTGATTACTTTGACAAGGATGGCGAAAAACACCGAATCAAGCTCAAAGGTTACAACTCTATCGTTGTCCAACATGAAATTGATCATCTAAACGGAATCATGTTTTACGATCGTATCAATGAAAAAGATCCATTTGCTGTCAAAGATGGACTCCTCATCCTTGAATAA
- a CDS encoding CapA family protein encodes MEKRQDRRSQGSLYGVWRTSVDFFRNYKSWTNAQFIIVLLLAVALSMGGNLLVRAVQSSKGTSPSSQTIDSASTSGQSKEDQSGETTARIMANGDLLYHIPIYRTALKEDGTYDFHENFEYVKPWLKQADLVIGDFEGTVNKDHYLAGYPLFNAPGEVMDAIKDAGYQVLDLAHNHILDSQIDGVVSTAQAIEKAGMTPIGVYTHESRDQAPIVIKEVNGIKVALLAYSYGFNGIEQYISQEDYNRYLSDLNEDKMKAEIERAEKEADITVIMPQMGIEYQLEPTEEQKTLYHKMIDWGADIIFGGHPHVVEPAETVEKDGDKKLIIYSMGNFLSNQRIETMQDEENAKWTERGVLMDVTIKKKDGKTRIETAKAHPTWVNRTPKGTYSPEGYPLFLYQTYILEDFIEGGSHRDKLDEETKERIDTAYKEMNEHVGLKW; translated from the coding sequence ATGGAAAAGCGACAAGATAGACGGTCTCAGGGCTCTCTTTATGGGGTGTGGAGAACTAGTGTGGATTTCTTTCGGAATTATAAATCCTGGACCAATGCCCAGTTTATTATTGTGTTATTGCTTGCAGTTGCCTTATCCATGGGGGGGAACTTATTAGTTCGAGCAGTACAAAGTAGTAAGGGAACGAGTCCTAGTAGTCAAACTATTGATTCTGCAAGTACATCTGGTCAATCCAAGGAAGATCAGTCTGGTGAAACGACGGCGCGTATCATGGCAAATGGTGACCTTCTTTATCATATCCCCATCTACCGAACAGCTCTTAAAGAAGATGGAACCTATGATTTCCATGAAAATTTTGAGTATGTAAAACCTTGGCTCAAGCAAGCGGATTTGGTGATTGGTGACTTTGAAGGAACGGTGAACAAGGACCACTATTTGGCAGGTTATCCTCTCTTTAATGCACCAGGGGAAGTCATGGATGCGATCAAGGATGCAGGCTACCAAGTTCTAGACTTGGCTCATAATCATATTTTGGATTCTCAAATTGATGGGGTGGTTTCAACGGCTCAAGCTATTGAAAAGGCTGGAATGACACCCATCGGAGTCTATACACATGAATCCCGTGACCAAGCCCCTATAGTCATCAAGGAAGTCAATGGTATCAAGGTAGCTCTCCTGGCCTATTCCTACGGTTTTAATGGCATTGAGCAGTATATCTCTCAAGAGGACTATAATCGCTATCTTTCTGATTTGAATGAAGATAAGATGAAGGCAGAAATCGAGCGTGCAGAGAAGGAGGCGGATATTACTGTCATCATGCCTCAGATGGGAATTGAGTACCAGCTAGAACCAACGGAAGAACAGAAAACACTGTACCATAAGATGATTGACTGGGGAGCAGATATTATCTTTGGAGGGCATCCTCACGTCGTTGAACCTGCTGAGACAGTTGAAAAAGATGGTGACAAAAAATTGATCATCTACTCCATGGGGAATTTCCTCTCAAATCAACGTATTGAAACCATGCAAGATGAGGAAAATGCCAAGTGGACGGAGCGCGGTGTTCTCATGGATGTGACCATTAAGAAAAAAGATGGCAAGACTAGGATTGAAACGGCCAAAGCGCATCCTACTTGGGTCAATCGAACACCCAAAGGGACATACTCTCCAGAAGGCTATCCGCTCTTCCTCTATCAGACCTATATCCTAGAGGACTTCATCGAGGGGGGCAGTCACCGTGACAAGTTGGACGAAGAGACCAAGGAACGAATTGACACGGCCTATAAAGAAATGAATGAACATGTAGGGTTGAAGTGGTAG